A single region of the Rattus rattus isolate New Zealand chromosome 8, Rrattus_CSIRO_v1, whole genome shotgun sequence genome encodes:
- the LOC116907740 gene encoding LOW QUALITY PROTEIN: olfactory receptor 145-like (The sequence of the model RefSeq protein was modified relative to this genomic sequence to represent the inferred CDS: substituted 1 base at 1 genomic stop codon) — translation MTXGRMAFGNGSLVKEFILLGLTQQPELQLPLFFLFLGIYVVSVVGNLGLIVLIVLNPHLHTPMYYILFNLSFTDFCYSTVITPRMLVGFVKQNIISHAECLTQLFFFCFFVLDECYILTAMAYDRYAAICKPLLYQVTMSHQVCILMAVGVYMMGFLEAIVLTGSMLNLTFCDGNILNHYVCDILPLLKLSCTSTTINELEVFVVVGINVIMPTLTIFISYTLILSNILSIHSAEGRSKAFSTCGSHVIAVSLFFGASAFMYLKPSSTSVDKDKISTIFYTIVGPMLNPFIYSIRNKDVHTALRKTLMKRSFT, via the coding sequence ATGACCTAGGGAAGAATGGCTTTTGGAAATGGCTCTTTAGTGAAAGAATTTATCCTGCTGGGCTTGACACAGCAGCCGGAGCTCcagctgcctctcttcttcctcttcttgggaATCTATGTGGTCTCTGTGGTGGGGAACCTGGGCTTGATTGTTCTGATTGTTTTGAATCCTCAcctgcacacccccatgtactacATTCTCTTCAACCTTTCCTTCACAGATTTCTGCTACTCCACTGTCATAACTCCCAGAATGCTGGTGGGTTTTGTGAAGCAGAACATCATCTCTCATGCTGAGTGCCTGActcagctctttttcttctgcttctttgttcTTGATGAATGTTACATTCTGACAGCAATGGCCTATGACAGATATGCTGCCATATGTAAGCCCCTGCTTTACCAGGTCACCATGTCCCATCAGGTCTGCATCTTGATGGCAGTGGGTGTGTATATGATGGGGTTTTTGGAAGCCATTGTGCTTACTGGTAGCATGCTAAACCTGACCTTTTGTGACGGCAACATTCTCAATCACTATGTgtgtgacatacttcctctccTGAAGCTCTCCTGCACAAGCACTACAATCAATGAGCtggaagtttttgttgttgtcggtATCAATGTTATAATGCCCACACTGACAATCTTTATTTCTTACACCTTGATCCTTTCCAACATCCTCAGCATCCATTCTGCAGAAGGTAGGTCAAAAGCCTTCAGTACCTGTGGCTCCCATGTCatagctgtttctcttttctttggagcTTCAGCGTTCATGTATCTTAAACCTTCTAGTACATCTGTGGATAAAGATAAAATATCTACCATCTTTTATACCATTGTGGGCCCAATGCTAAATCCTTTTATTTACAGCATAAGGAATAAAGATGTTCACACTGCCCTACGAAAAACTTTGATGAAAAGGAGTTTTACCTAA